One segment of Stappia sp. 28M-7 DNA contains the following:
- the ccmE gene encoding cytochrome c maturation protein CcmE produces MTRKQRRMTMIAAAGGVLAVAIGLILVALNDQIVFFQSPSDIVGKQLPDGQRIRLGGLVEEGSVERGANAEVRFAVTDTVESVKVVYVGLLPDLFREGQGVVTEGVMKGDGWFHADNVLAKHDENYMPKEVAEALKGKGVWKGEE; encoded by the coding sequence ATGACCCGCAAGCAAAGACGCATGACGATGATCGCAGCCGCCGGCGGCGTGCTCGCCGTCGCGATCGGGCTGATCCTGGTGGCGCTGAACGACCAGATCGTCTTCTTCCAGAGCCCCAGCGACATCGTCGGAAAGCAGCTGCCGGACGGCCAGCGCATCCGCCTCGGCGGTCTCGTCGAGGAGGGCAGCGTCGAGCGCGGCGCCAATGCCGAAGTGCGTTTTGCCGTGACCGACACGGTGGAAAGCGTCAAGGTCGTCTATGTCGGCCTGCTGCCGGACCTGTTTCGCGAGGGGCAGGGCGTGGTCACCGAAGGCGTGATGAAGGGCGATGGCTGGTTCCACGCCGACAACGTGCTGGCCAAGCACGACGAGAACTACATGCCCAAGGAAGTCGCCGAAGCCCTCAAGGGCAAGGGCGTCTGGAAGGGCGAGGAATAG
- a CDS encoding heme lyase CcmF/NrfE family subunit, whose translation MIIEIGHFALILAFILSVLQSVVPVWGAVKGDRRLMAVAPPVAGMQFLLVGIAFAALMQAYMVSDFSVLNVVENSHSAKPDLYKITGVWGNHEGSLLLWVLILVLFGALVAAFGRNIPVELKAATLGVQGWVTAAFLLFMLSTSNPFVRVSPAPMEGADLNPILQDVGLAVHPPLLYVGYVGFSIVFSFAIAALILGRVDAAWARWVRPWTLLAWMFLTLGIAMGSYWAYYELGWGGYWFWDPVENASFMPWLAGTALLHSAIVMEKRGALKVWTVLLAILTFSLSLLGTFLVRSGVLTSVHAFATDPARGMFILAILVLFIGGSLALYAWRAPMLKQGGLFAPVSREGALVLNNLLLTVATASVLVGTLYPLVLEVLTQEKISVGPPFFNLTFGPLMIPLLMAIPFGPFLAWKRGDLAAVGQRLYAVAGLALVAILVSAWWHGTQQILAALGVGLAVWVICGAAAEILSRARFRDVGLSTGLARLAGLPGSAWGTAFGHAGIGLTLLGIVAVSAFQQEKVLTIRPGESVEIADYTLKFAGLARRTGPNYVDDVGHFDIYRAGQQVAVADPAKRLYTARQMPTTEAGIVTFGLSQVYVSIGEVHADGGADIRLYHKPLVTLIWIGCLVMSFGAVLSLFDRRLRVGAPKPARRKMAAAGQGGD comes from the coding sequence ATGATCATCGAGATCGGCCATTTCGCACTGATCCTGGCCTTCATCCTGTCGGTGCTGCAGAGCGTCGTGCCGGTCTGGGGCGCGGTCAAGGGCGACCGCCGGCTGATGGCGGTGGCACCGCCCGTCGCCGGCATGCAGTTCCTGCTCGTCGGCATCGCCTTCGCGGCCCTGATGCAGGCCTACATGGTCTCGGACTTCTCGGTGCTGAACGTCGTCGAGAATTCCCATTCGGCCAAGCCGGACCTCTACAAGATCACCGGCGTGTGGGGCAATCACGAGGGCTCGCTGCTCCTGTGGGTGCTCATCCTGGTACTGTTCGGCGCGCTGGTCGCTGCCTTCGGCCGCAACATCCCCGTTGAGCTCAAGGCCGCGACGCTGGGCGTGCAGGGCTGGGTGACGGCCGCCTTCCTGCTGTTCATGCTGTCGACCTCGAACCCGTTCGTGCGCGTGTCTCCGGCGCCGATGGAGGGAGCCGACCTCAACCCGATCCTGCAGGATGTCGGCCTCGCGGTTCATCCGCCGCTTCTGTATGTCGGCTATGTCGGCTTCTCCATCGTCTTCTCCTTCGCCATCGCCGCGCTGATCCTCGGCCGTGTCGATGCGGCCTGGGCGCGCTGGGTGCGGCCGTGGACGCTGCTTGCCTGGATGTTCCTGACGCTCGGCATCGCCATGGGCTCCTATTGGGCCTATTACGAGCTCGGTTGGGGCGGCTACTGGTTCTGGGATCCGGTCGAGAACGCCTCCTTCATGCCCTGGCTCGCCGGTACGGCGCTGCTGCACTCCGCCATCGTCATGGAAAAGCGTGGGGCGCTGAAGGTCTGGACGGTGCTGCTCGCCATCCTGACCTTCTCGCTGTCGCTGCTGGGCACGTTCCTGGTGCGCTCCGGCGTGCTGACCAGCGTGCATGCCTTCGCCACCGATCCGGCGCGCGGCATGTTCATCCTCGCCATCCTTGTGCTGTTCATCGGCGGTTCGCTGGCGCTCTACGCCTGGCGCGCGCCGATGCTCAAGCAGGGCGGCCTGTTCGCTCCGGTCAGCCGGGAAGGCGCCTTGGTGCTGAACAACCTGCTGTTGACGGTGGCGACCGCCTCCGTGCTGGTCGGCACGCTCTATCCGCTGGTGCTGGAAGTGCTGACGCAGGAGAAGATCTCCGTCGGTCCGCCCTTCTTCAACCTGACCTTCGGGCCGCTGATGATCCCGCTGCTGATGGCGATCCCCTTCGGTCCCTTCCTGGCCTGGAAGCGCGGTGACCTTGCCGCCGTCGGCCAGCGGCTCTACGCGGTCGCCGGCCTTGCCCTGGTCGCGATCCTGGTCAGCGCCTGGTGGCACGGCACGCAGCAGATCCTGGCCGCGCTCGGCGTCGGCCTTGCCGTGTGGGTGATCTGCGGCGCGGCGGCCGAGATCCTGTCGCGCGCCCGGTTCCGCGATGTCGGCCTGTCGACCGGCCTTGCCCGCCTTGCCGGTCTGCCCGGATCGGCCTGGGGCACGGCCTTCGGCCATGCCGGCATCGGTCTGACACTGCTCGGCATCGTCGCCGTCTCCGCCTTCCAGCAAGAGAAGGTGCTGACCATCCGGCCGGGCGAGAGCGTGGAGATCGCCGACTACACGCTGAAATTCGCCGGGCTGGCCCGTCGCACCGGTCCCAACTATGTCGACGATGTCGGCCATTTCGATATCTACCGGGCAGGGCAGCAGGTCGCCGTGGCCGATCCGGCCAAGCGGCTCTACACCGCGCGGCAGATGCCGACCACCGAGGCGGGTATCGTCACCTTCGGCCTGTCGCAGGTCTATGTCTCCATCGGCGAGGTGCATGCCGATGGCGGCGCCGACATCCGTCTCTACCACAAGCCGCTGGTGACCCTGATCTGGATCGGCTGCCTGGTGATGAGCTTCGGCGCCGTGCTGTCGCTGTTCGACCGCAGGCTGCGGGTCGGCGCGCCGAAGCCGGCCCGCCGCAAGATGGCGGCCGCTGGGCAGGGGGGCGATTGA
- a CDS encoding cytochrome c-type biogenesis protein: MRLLRQLLLALAMLVAALPAAHAVAPDEVLEDPVLESRARELSAELRCMVCQNQSIDDSDAPLAKDLRILVRERLVAGDTNEQVVDFLVARYGEFVLLKPRLSVQTIVLWGLAPLALLIGIVVLYRGARRRRGAAPVAASGATRLSEDEQAELDRILTRDKEA; this comes from the coding sequence ATGCGTCTCCTGCGACAGCTGCTCCTGGCTCTGGCGATGCTGGTTGCCGCACTGCCGGCAGCCCATGCGGTCGCCCCGGACGAGGTGCTGGAAGATCCGGTGCTGGAAAGCCGTGCCCGCGAACTTTCCGCCGAGCTGCGCTGCATGGTCTGCCAGAACCAGTCCATCGACGACAGCGACGCACCGCTGGCCAAGGACTTGCGCATCCTGGTGCGCGAGCGGCTGGTGGCCGGCGACACGAACGAGCAGGTCGTCGACTTCCTCGTCGCGCGCTATGGCGAGTTCGTGCTGCTGAAGCCGCGCCTGTCGGTGCAGACCATTGTGCTGTGGGGGCTGGCGCCGCTTGCGCTGCTCATCGGCATCGTGGTGCTGTATCGCGGTGCCCGGAGGCGGCGCGGGGCAGCACCGGTCGCCGCCAGCGGCGCGACCCGGCTGAGCGAGGACGAACAGGCCGAGCTCGACCGGATCCTGACCCGCGACAAGGAGGCGTGA
- a CDS encoding bifunctional alpha/beta hydrolase/OsmC family protein: MPAQPVRLTFEGHNGAELAARLDLPDGPARAYALFAHCFTCSKDGAAGRRIAEALTREGIAVLRFDFTGLGGSGGDFSSTNFSSNVADLLKAAAFLREAHEAPKLLIGHSLGGAAMLAAAHEIPEAVAVATIAAPADAEHVLHNFHADLERIRSQGRAEVELAGRRFTIEKQFLDDIAEQNVHERVSHLHKALLVLHAPLDDTVGIDNATRIFVAAKHPKSFVSLDSADHLLNDPADAAYAAGVIAAWALRYIGKAAETASAPEPDETDGVRVSETGNGKFQVSVESGRHRLIADEPEAVGGLDSGPSPYDFLSAALGACTVMTLRMYAERKGLAVERISATVTHGKVHAADCLDCTEELRTREGRIDRFERRIAIEGDLDAETRARLLEIADRCPVHRTLEAGAAIVTREV, from the coding sequence ATGCCCGCACAGCCTGTCCGCCTGACCTTCGAGGGCCATAACGGCGCCGAGCTTGCCGCCCGGCTGGACCTGCCCGACGGACCGGCGCGCGCCTATGCGCTGTTCGCGCATTGCTTCACCTGTTCCAAGGACGGGGCTGCCGGCCGGCGTATCGCCGAGGCGCTGACCCGCGAGGGCATCGCTGTCCTGCGGTTCGATTTTACCGGGCTCGGCGGTTCGGGCGGCGACTTCTCCTCCACCAACTTCTCGTCGAACGTGGCCGACCTCCTGAAAGCGGCGGCGTTCCTGCGCGAGGCGCACGAGGCGCCGAAACTGCTGATCGGCCATTCGCTCGGCGGCGCCGCTATGCTGGCGGCCGCGCATGAAATCCCCGAGGCCGTGGCGGTCGCGACCATCGCAGCGCCCGCCGATGCCGAACACGTGCTGCACAATTTCCACGCCGACCTGGAGCGTATCCGCTCGCAAGGGCGCGCCGAGGTCGAACTGGCCGGCCGGCGGTTCACCATCGAGAAGCAGTTCCTCGACGACATCGCCGAGCAGAATGTGCACGAGCGGGTCTCCCACCTGCACAAGGCGTTGCTGGTGCTGCACGCGCCGCTCGACGACACGGTCGGCATCGACAACGCCACGCGCATCTTCGTGGCGGCGAAGCACCCCAAGAGCTTCGTCTCGCTGGACAGCGCCGACCATCTGCTGAACGACCCGGCGGATGCGGCCTATGCGGCCGGCGTCATCGCCGCCTGGGCGCTGCGCTATATCGGCAAGGCAGCCGAGACCGCGTCGGCTCCGGAGCCGGACGAGACTGACGGCGTCAGGGTGAGCGAGACCGGCAACGGCAAGTTCCAGGTGAGCGTGGAGAGCGGACGGCATCGCCTCATTGCGGATGAGCCGGAAGCGGTCGGCGGCCTCGACAGCGGTCCCTCTCCCTATGATTTCCTGTCGGCGGCGCTCGGCGCCTGCACGGTGATGACGCTGCGCATGTATGCAGAGCGCAAGGGGCTGGCGGTCGAGCGCATCTCCGCCACGGTGACCCACGGCAAGGTTCATGCGGCGGACTGCCTGGACTGCACGGAAGAACTGCGCACGAGGGAAGGGCGCATCGACCGGTTCGAGCGGCGGATTGCCATCGAGGGCGATCTGGACGCGGAAACCCGCGCGCGGCTTCTGGAAATCGCCGACCGGTGCCCGGTGCATCGCACCCTGGAGGCCGGCGCGGCCATTGTCACCCGCGAGGTCTGA
- a CDS encoding Do family serine endopeptidase produces MSNKYIPSALRRLPRGRTSLAAGALALGLAGAMSLQTVVPGQFAFADPVRVESAAPQNFASVVSAVKPAVVSVRVRTDETPKMMSNRQGVPGFEDLPQDHPLQRFFRRFGGEQFGGDQRRERQPRRHGMSQGSGFFITGDGYLVTNEHVVSNGSEFTVIMDDGQEYEAKLIGADKRTDLALLKVDGEGREFTYVEFAPEAPQVGEWVVAVGNPFGLGGSVTAGIVSARGRDIGAGPYDDFIQIDAPVNRGNSGGPAFNVKGQVIGVNAAIFSPSGGNVGIAFAIPASTATAIVKDLRDDGTVVRGWLGVQIQPVSKDIAESVGLKDAKGAIVADAQGDSPARKAGIRSGDTILSVDGQTIDGPRDLARMIAAYPPETEVTLDVWRDGREEEVKVILGRLQDDGPVTAAVEPTGKDTAFVDSLGVELAAASVVGAGERGVVITEVPSDSAAAEKGLQRGDVILEVAGQAVNNPGEVANAVQGASENGRKSVLLRVERNDASRFVAVPVEQNKG; encoded by the coding sequence ATGTCGAACAAGTACATCCCCTCGGCCCTTCGTCGCCTGCCGCGCGGCCGCACCAGCCTGGCTGCCGGTGCGCTGGCGCTTGGCCTTGCTGGCGCGATGAGCCTGCAGACGGTGGTGCCGGGCCAGTTCGCCTTCGCCGATCCGGTGCGGGTCGAGAGCGCCGCGCCGCAGAACTTCGCGAGCGTCGTCTCCGCAGTGAAGCCGGCGGTGGTCAGCGTGCGTGTGCGCACCGACGAGACGCCGAAGATGATGTCGAACCGCCAAGGCGTTCCGGGCTTCGAGGACCTGCCGCAGGATCACCCGCTGCAGCGCTTCTTCCGCCGGTTCGGCGGTGAGCAGTTCGGCGGCGACCAGCGCCGCGAGCGGCAGCCGCGCCGTCATGGCATGAGCCAGGGCTCCGGCTTCTTCATCACCGGCGATGGCTACCTGGTCACCAACGAGCACGTCGTGTCGAACGGCAGCGAGTTCACCGTCATCATGGATGATGGCCAGGAATACGAGGCGAAGCTGATCGGCGCCGACAAGCGCACCGACCTCGCCCTGCTCAAGGTCGACGGCGAGGGCCGCGAGTTCACCTATGTGGAATTCGCGCCCGAGGCGCCGCAGGTCGGCGAGTGGGTCGTGGCCGTGGGCAATCCGTTCGGCCTCGGCGGCTCGGTGACCGCCGGCATCGTCTCGGCGCGCGGCCGCGACATCGGCGCAGGCCCCTATGACGACTTCATCCAGATCGACGCGCCCGTGAACCGCGGCAATTCCGGCGGCCCGGCCTTCAACGTCAAGGGGCAGGTGATCGGCGTCAATGCCGCGATCTTCTCTCCCTCGGGCGGCAATGTCGGCATCGCCTTCGCCATTCCCGCCTCCACCGCGACGGCTATCGTCAAGGACCTGAGGGACGATGGTACGGTGGTCCGCGGTTGGCTGGGTGTGCAGATCCAGCCGGTGTCCAAGGACATCGCCGAAAGCGTCGGCCTGAAGGACGCCAAGGGCGCAATCGTGGCCGATGCCCAGGGCGACAGCCCCGCCCGCAAGGCCGGCATCCGCTCGGGCGACACGATCCTCAGCGTCGACGGCCAGACGATCGACGGTCCGCGCGATCTTGCCCGGATGATCGCTGCCTATCCGCCGGAGACCGAGGTGACCCTCGATGTGTGGCGCGATGGCCGCGAGGAGGAAGTGAAGGTCATTCTCGGCCGGCTGCAGGACGACGGACCGGTGACGGCCGCGGTCGAGCCGACCGGCAAGGACACGGCCTTCGTCGACAGCCTCGGCGTGGAGCTGGCTGCGGCCAGCGTGGTCGGCGCCGGCGAGCGCGGCGTGGTCATCACGGAAGTGCCGAGCGACAGTGCGGCGGCCGAGAAGGGCCTGCAGCGCGGCGATGTCATCCTCGAGGTGGCCGGCCAGGCCGTGAACAACCCCGGCGAGGTCGCCAATGCGGTGCAGGGCGCCAGCGAGAACGGCCGCAAGTCGGTTCTGCTGCGGGTCGAGCGCAACGATGCCTCGCGCTTCGTCGCGGTGCCGGTCGAGCAGAACAAGGGCTGA
- a CDS encoding response regulator transcription factor, whose protein sequence is MRILIVEDDKEAASYLAKAFREAGHVVDHAADGEEGYDLATSAPYDVLVVDRMLPRRDGLSLISGLRSQGFHTPVLVLSALGQVDDRVTGLRAGGDDYLPKPYAFSELLARVEALGRRPRQQEVETSYTVGDLTLDRLSHTVTRSGQEIPLQPREFRLLEYLMQHAGQVVTRTMLLEHVWEYHFDPQTNVIDVHISRLRAKIDKDFDRPLLHTVRGAGYTIRDAGRA, encoded by the coding sequence ATGCGGATCCTGATTGTCGAGGACGACAAGGAAGCGGCGAGCTATCTGGCCAAGGCCTTTCGCGAAGCCGGCCATGTGGTCGACCATGCGGCCGATGGCGAGGAAGGCTACGACCTGGCGACCAGCGCACCGTATGACGTGCTTGTGGTCGACAGGATGCTGCCCCGGCGCGACGGCCTGTCGCTGATCTCCGGACTGCGCTCGCAGGGCTTTCACACGCCGGTGCTGGTGCTCTCCGCGCTCGGCCAGGTCGACGACCGGGTAACGGGCCTGCGTGCCGGCGGCGACGATTATCTGCCCAAGCCCTACGCCTTTTCCGAGCTTCTGGCTCGGGTGGAGGCGCTCGGCCGGCGGCCGCGCCAGCAGGAAGTCGAGACCAGCTACACTGTCGGCGACCTGACGCTCGACCGGCTCAGCCACACGGTGACGCGCTCGGGACAGGAGATTCCCCTGCAGCCGCGCGAATTCCGCCTGCTGGAATACCTGATGCAGCATGCCGGCCAGGTGGTGACCCGCACCATGCTGCTGGAGCATGTGTGGGAGTATCATTTCGACCCGCAGACCAACGTGATCGACGTCCATATCTCGCGGCTGCGCGCCAAGATCGACAAGGACTTCGACCGGCCCCTGCTGCATACGGTGCGCGGCGCCGGCTATACGATCCGCGACGCCGGCCGCGCATGA
- a CDS encoding ATP-binding protein: protein MSDTTATVRLFRTTAIKLALIYLAALTLASGAVLVYLSQNTATVLREQVVDTVDAEISGLADQYRIGGIRALVATVDARSRRPGASLYLVTDFAANQLVGNIEQLDDRVLAGESGELQRVIYTPIGGGPRREALARVFQLSGGFRLLVGRDLQEQQYFRSLLAEAMRFWLFVLAALGLITWVFVSRRVLKRIDAMTATSRRIMSGDLSERLPVEGSGDEFDRLAIGLNAMLTRIEALMQGLKDVSDNIAHDLKTPLTRMRNRLEEALRSDLSGDSKAREVLETTIEDCDVLIRTFNALLRIARVEAGSSDASFDEIDVSELVREVAELYAPVAEDEGGGMELRVTDGLRVSGNRELLVQALINLVENALKYARQEEGEGARVELEARAESGEVLLGVRDHGPGIADADKERVLHRFVRLEASRSAPGSGLGLSLVSAVARLHHGRLELADAQPGLMARLRLPEAGNADAAATAGGD, encoded by the coding sequence ATGAGCGACACGACCGCGACCGTCCGGCTGTTTCGAACGACAGCGATCAAGCTCGCGCTGATCTATCTGGCGGCGCTGACGCTCGCTTCCGGCGCGGTGCTGGTCTACCTGTCGCAGAACACCGCCACGGTGCTGCGCGAGCAGGTGGTGGACACGGTCGATGCGGAGATTTCGGGTCTTGCCGACCAGTATCGCATCGGCGGCATCCGGGCGCTCGTCGCCACCGTAGATGCACGTTCGCGCCGGCCCGGCGCCAGCCTCTATCTCGTCACCGACTTTGCCGCGAACCAGCTGGTAGGCAATATCGAGCAGCTCGACGACCGGGTGCTGGCCGGCGAGAGCGGCGAGCTGCAGCGCGTGATCTACACGCCCATCGGCGGTGGCCCCCGCCGCGAGGCGCTGGCCCGCGTGTTCCAGCTTTCCGGCGGTTTTCGCCTGCTGGTCGGCCGCGACCTGCAGGAGCAGCAGTATTTCCGCTCGCTCCTGGCCGAGGCCATGCGCTTCTGGCTGTTCGTGCTGGCCGCGCTCGGGCTCATCACCTGGGTGTTCGTCAGCCGCCGGGTGCTCAAGCGCATCGATGCGATGACCGCGACGAGCCGGCGGATCATGTCGGGCGATCTCAGCGAGCGATTGCCGGTCGAGGGAAGCGGCGACGAGTTCGACCGCCTGGCGATCGGTCTCAACGCGATGCTGACCCGCATCGAGGCCCTGATGCAGGGCCTCAAGGACGTCTCCGACAACATTGCGCATGACCTGAAGACGCCGCTGACGCGCATGCGCAACCGGCTGGAGGAGGCGCTGCGCAGCGATCTGTCCGGCGACAGCAAGGCGCGGGAGGTGCTGGAGACCACCATCGAGGACTGCGACGTGCTGATCCGCACGTTCAACGCCCTCTTGCGGATCGCAAGGGTCGAGGCGGGTTCTTCCGACGCGAGTTTCGACGAGATCGACGTCTCGGAACTGGTGCGCGAGGTGGCCGAACTCTATGCCCCGGTCGCCGAGGACGAGGGCGGCGGTATGGAACTGCGCGTGACCGATGGACTGCGGGTGTCGGGAAATCGCGAGCTGCTGGTCCAGGCGCTGATAAACCTTGTCGAAAACGCACTGAAATACGCTCGGCAGGAAGAGGGCGAGGGCGCTAGGGTGGAACTGGAAGCGCGCGCCGAGAGCGGCGAGGTGCTGCTGGGCGTGCGCGATCACGGACCGGGCATCGCCGATGCCGACAAGGAGCGGGTGCTGCACCGGTTCGTGCGGCTGGAAGCCAGCCGCAGCGCGCCGGGCTCCGGTCTCGGCCTCAGCCTGGTTTCGGCGGTGGCGCGGCTGCATCATGGACGGCTGGAGCTTGCCGATGCGCAGCCCGGCCTGATGGCGCGGTTGCGGCTGCCGGAGGCCGGCAATGCGGACGCTGCCGCGACGGCCGGCGGAGATTGA
- a CDS encoding bifunctional [glutamine synthetase] adenylyltransferase/[glutamine synthetase]-adenylyl-L-tyrosine phosphorylase: MAGISLLPAPESEPAAEALLQDLADVVGGLDADAEQRDRVGAFLSGALTNAPYLRDLALADHDRLSALLQESPQARVDRLVAEARELTGEEEGAVMAGLRRLKQDLALTLALADIAGALDLDAVTGGLSRFADAALTAAIRFCLRDLARRGKFEIRDEAAPEKGCGFVVLAMGKYGALELNYSSDIDLIVMYEPELAPVTGGAEAPVEFVRMTKRLVKMMGDRTADGYVFRTDLRLRPDPGATPLAMSIPAALVYYESLGQNWERAALIKARACAGDVACGESFLKEIAPFIWRKYLDYAAIADVHSIKRQIHVHKGHGRIAVAGHNVKLGRGGIREVEFFAQTQQLIAGGRITELRGRRTLDTLATLAELDWIAADARDELTEAYRFLRAVEHRIQMVNDEQTHILPAEPEARARVSRLMGFAELEPFEEELRTRLKRVQKHYSALFENEPELASDLGNLVFTGDDDDPETLETLTRLGYKRPKEAGKIIRAWHFGRYPAVRSSKARERLTELHPVLISALASTDNADQALIAFDGFLSKLPAGVQLFSLLRSNPQLLKLLATVMGAAPRMGEVVSKRVHVLDAVMDPAFFGAMPTSAEFRAGLARTLDLARFYEDALDRARIFAQEQQFLIGLRLLSDTLNAHQVGEALARLAETVVAGLMPFVIDQVAESHGRLPGAEWAVVAMGKLGGREMTAASDLDLILLYDHPEDEAETDGKRPLAASQYFIRLTQRLVAALSAPTAEGRLYEVDFRLRPSGNAGPLATRLAAFEAYQAKEAWTWEHMALTRARVIARSSDAFAERIDANIRETLARPREADKIATEVASMRGRIEAEKGTSDIWDLKQVAGGMVDVEFVAQYLQLVNAQAHPEILSQTTETVLERARDAGLLSAGDAEVLLPAIRLYHALTQVQRLTLEGTFKAEAVPKGVRELLVHAGEAPDFSHLEAMLADRQKQVRETFEKLVGKVTAKAE; the protein is encoded by the coding sequence ATGGCCGGGATCTCGCTCCTTCCGGCCCCCGAAAGCGAGCCTGCGGCCGAGGCGTTGTTGCAGGACCTTGCCGATGTCGTCGGCGGACTGGATGCGGATGCCGAGCAACGCGACCGCGTCGGCGCCTTCCTTTCGGGCGCACTGACGAATGCACCCTATCTGCGCGACCTTGCCCTTGCCGACCATGACCGCCTTTCGGCCCTGCTTCAGGAGAGCCCGCAGGCGCGCGTCGACCGGCTTGTTGCCGAGGCGCGGGAACTGACCGGTGAGGAAGAGGGCGCGGTGATGGCCGGCCTGCGCCGGCTCAAGCAGGACCTCGCGCTGACGCTGGCGCTTGCCGACATTGCCGGCGCGCTGGATCTCGATGCGGTGACCGGCGGGCTCAGCCGGTTCGCGGATGCGGCCCTGACGGCGGCGATCCGCTTTTGCCTGCGCGACCTTGCCCGGCGCGGCAAGTTCGAAATCCGCGACGAGGCAGCCCCGGAGAAGGGCTGCGGCTTCGTCGTCCTCGCCATGGGCAAGTATGGCGCGCTGGAGCTGAACTACTCCTCCGACATCGACCTCATCGTGATGTACGAGCCGGAGCTGGCGCCGGTGACGGGCGGGGCGGAGGCGCCGGTCGAGTTCGTGCGCATGACCAAGCGGCTCGTCAAGATGATGGGCGACCGCACGGCGGACGGCTACGTCTTCCGGACCGACCTGCGGCTGCGTCCCGATCCCGGCGCAACGCCCCTTGCCATGTCGATCCCGGCCGCGCTGGTCTATTACGAGAGCCTCGGTCAGAACTGGGAGCGCGCGGCATTGATCAAGGCGCGCGCCTGTGCGGGCGACGTGGCGTGCGGGGAGAGCTTTCTCAAGGAGATCGCCCCCTTCATCTGGCGCAAGTATCTCGACTATGCGGCGATTGCCGATGTGCACTCGATCAAGCGCCAGATCCATGTCCACAAGGGCCATGGCCGGATCGCGGTGGCGGGCCACAACGTCAAGCTCGGACGCGGCGGCATCCGCGAGGTGGAGTTCTTCGCGCAGACCCAGCAGCTGATCGCCGGCGGGCGCATCACCGAGCTGCGGGGGCGGAGGACCCTCGACACGCTGGCAACGCTCGCCGAGCTCGACTGGATCGCGGCAGACGCGCGCGACGAGCTGACCGAGGCCTACCGTTTCCTGCGGGCCGTGGAGCACCGCATCCAGATGGTCAACGACGAGCAGACGCATATCCTGCCGGCGGAACCCGAGGCACGGGCGCGCGTCTCCCGGTTGATGGGCTTTGCCGAACTGGAGCCCTTCGAGGAAGAGCTGCGCACGCGGCTGAAACGGGTGCAGAAGCACTATTCGGCCCTGTTCGAGAACGAGCCGGAACTGGCCTCCGACCTCGGCAATCTGGTCTTCACCGGCGACGACGACGACCCGGAGACGCTGGAGACCCTGACACGGCTCGGCTACAAGCGGCCGAAAGAGGCTGGCAAGATCATCCGTGCCTGGCATTTCGGCCGGTATCCGGCGGTGCGCTCCTCAAAGGCGCGAGAGCGGCTGACCGAGCTGCACCCGGTGCTGATCTCGGCGCTGGCCAGCACCGACAATGCCGATCAGGCCCTGATCGCCTTCGACGGCTTCCTGTCGAAGCTTCCCGCCGGCGTGCAGTTGTTCTCGCTGCTGCGCTCCAATCCGCAGCTTCTGAAGCTCCTGGCGACCGTGATGGGGGCAGCTCCCCGGATGGGCGAGGTGGTGTCCAAGCGGGTGCATGTGCTCGATGCGGTGATGGACCCGGCCTTCTTCGGTGCCATGCCGACATCCGCCGAGTTCCGCGCCGGCCTTGCCCGCACGCTCGACCTTGCCCGCTTCTACGAGGATGCGCTCGACAGGGCGCGCATCTTTGCGCAGGAGCAGCAGTTTCTGATCGGCCTGCGGCTGCTTTCCGACACGCTGAACGCCCATCAGGTGGGAGAGGCGCTGGCGCGTCTGGCCGAGACCGTTGTCGCCGGTCTGATGCCTTTCGTGATCGACCAGGTGGCTGAGAGCCATGGCCGGCTGCCCGGTGCCGAATGGGCTGTGGTCGCCATGGGCAAGCTCGGCGGGCGCGAGATGACTGCGGCCTCCGATCTCGACCTGATCCTGCTTTACGACCACCCGGAAGACGAGGCGGAGACCGATGGCAAGCGGCCGCTCGCGGCCAGCCAGTATTTCATCCGCCTGACCCAGCGGCTGGTCGCGGCTCTGTCCGCGCCAACAGCGGAGGGGCGCCTCTACGAGGTGGACTTTCGCCTGCGCCCGTCGGGCAATGCCGGGCCGCTGGCAACACGCCTTGCCGCATTCGAGGCCTATCAGGCCAAGGAGGCCTGGACCTGGGAGCATATGGCGCTGACCCGGGCGCGGGTGATCGCCCGGTCCTCCGACGCCTTTGCCGAGCGCATCGATGCCAATATCCGCGAGACGCTGGCGCGGCCTCGCGAGGCGGACAAGATCGCTACCGAAGTCGCCTCGATGCGCGGCCGGATCGAGGCGGAAAAGGGGACCTCGGATATCTGGGACCTGAAACAGGTCGCGGGCGGTATGGTCGATGTCGAGTTCGTCGCCCAGTACCTGCAGCTCGTCAACGCGCAGGCGCATCCCGAAATCCTGTCGCAGACGACCGAGACCGTGCTGGAAAGGGCGCGCGACGCCGGTTTGCTGTCCGCCGGAGACGCCGAGGTCTTGTTGCCCGCGATACGCCTGTACCACGCGCTGACGCAGGTGCAGCGTCTTACGCTGGAGGGGACCTTCAAGGCCGAGGCCGTGCCGAAGGGCGTGCGCGAGCTGCTTGTTCATGCCGGCGAGGCGCCGGACTTTTCTCATCTCGAGGCGATGCTCGCCGACCGGCAGAAGCAGGTGCGCGAGACGTTCGAGAAGCTGGTGGGCAAGGTCACCGCCAAGGCCGAGTGA